The DNA region CATACAtctgttcatttttattctatttattagCACATAAAGTAAGACTAATATACTATGTGGTTTTAAaaggtcaaataaaataaaataaagagacaaGAGGCCAGAATATTTTGAAGTTCTTTTTCATGCAGTCatctaatattaataatttagatAATAAAAACAGTCGAACAGCATGTTTTACCACACAATTGCAAATGTATGATTATTttccaaaaattcaaaatagaacaaaatctgatttttgaaaagaaaaaacattgtgGGAATGGATCTGGAGGGAGCCACTTTCTTTAAAGTATATGTAGGAAATGTATGTAGGACTTTATGCAACTATGTAATTATTGTAGGTCTAATAAGTGTGTAAACAGTTTTtattaataaacaataaataccaGGGATTTCATGTGGCCAAAAGTCATCACAAGCTGGACACCGCGGCTCTGCTTTTCCTTTAAAGTATCTGGCCACACATGGGTTGTGTATCTTAATGCCACATAAAGAATTCTCACAAATTTgacactgaaaaaacaacaacaaaaaaatcagatcAGATTAATACGTGAGAAAACTCATTTTGTAAAGATCAGGTTTGTTACACATTAGCTGAACTAACGCAAAAATGATGACTGTAATATCAACGCAAGGTGAAAAACAATTCAGCCTGACACAGGAAGTAGAAACTGAACAAATCtgaaaatgacagagaaataaaaagcaCCAAGACACATCACCAATATTAATCTCACTGTGTCCTGTATCTGTAGTGCAGATACTACTCAAatcacattaataaaaaaaggGAATTCTTGGTCATTCATATTTATGTAGTTACTCAAGAGTGCATCTGTGTGACTTCTGAGGTGATTTGCTTCTTACACTATAATCATAATTGTGTTTGTTCCTCAGATTGACAGCTTTAAATGGTACAATCATGTGATTTATTTGATTAGAGCACCTGATATCAGGCTTTTAGAgtcacatttaaacaaaataagaGATACATGTTATGCCACtgcttttaaatgacaaaattgcTAATTTAGAATAATATTTTATAACAACTGTGAATATAATCATGTAACTAAAGAAGGCTgctttcaaataaaaaatagtTGTCACCAGTATGGAATAGCATTTCTACCTGAAAGGGGTAGTTTGGGTTATTTTGAGTGTGCCGACCGccatttactgtatgtaatacactaaATGTAGATAAGTTTCTCAttcagccccacttcaaaaaacccAAGCTATCCCTCTTGCATCATGGCTTTAATGGAATGAGTGCTGAAAGCAGTACTGGGAGATTTGAAATGACAGACCTATCCATCCATTTCCATCCACTAAACCAGGGCCAGGTCACaggagcagcaggctgagcaaagccctctccccagcaaagctttccagcttctcctggggGGCCCcaaaggtgttcccaggccagatgagatatgtaatccctccagcgtgtcctgggtctaccctggggcctcccactagtgggacgtgcccagaacacctataatgggaggcgcccaggaagcatcctgatcagatgactgaaccacctcaactgaccccttttgatgtgAAGGAACAGccgctctactccgagctccttaccctatctctaggCCTGAGCCCAGCCAACCCACGGAGGAAACtaatttcagccacttgtattcgcaatctcattcttttggtcacaacCCAAAACTCATGACCATATgagagggttgggacatagatagACCAGtgaatcgaaagcttcgccttccagctcagTCCGGTGCAGTGctcgcatcactgcagacgccgcACCTAACTGCCAATCCATCTCAAGCTCCAGTCCAAACTAATTCTAATCAATTACATTCAGGTATTTTTCAGAGCTGATGCATTTATACatagaagagaaatggaagaaaAATTTACCTGGAAAGCAAAGTTGTGACAGATGTGGCACACTTTGACCTGGTCCTGATACATTGCACGCATGTATGGCTCCATCTCTATGATACATCTGGTGGACAAAGTGTATTCACCCCGTTTCTGCATCAATGAGGAAAAATCAGTtacacactaaataaagcaaCAAAGAGGGAGCAACAGgtcaaaaactataaaaaatagACTTCAAAGGAGATGAAAATGGACACAGAGAAAGGAGCAGGTTGTGTTTACTGTGGTGGAATTTAACTAAGTACATTTGCTCAAGCACTGTGGTGGACTATGAGGATCAATCACAGAGCTGCGATACAATCATTGGTGGTTATACATCACATTCCACCAAAGAGCGTGCAGAGTCGATGCACAACAAAACATGGTCAATCAATTTATGTGTTGTAGTGATGATAGTTTGTGGCAGGTAGGTTTATTTCAGCAGTCTGGCCTCATCTACACATTCATCCTGTGACTTTGTCCTCGCTAAATTTGATTTGACATCCTGGTGGAGACACTGTTTTACCTCATTGAGCCATTTGTCATGCACGAGTCGGGTCAACAGGTGCTCTGTCTCGCTCTTCTTCAGCTTTCTGGTGGTCAGGGTGTCGGCACTGTTCAGAATATCAGTAGAGGAGGCCTTGCCATCCTCAGAGCCCACGATCAGGTCCATCTGAAGCAGAATTGCATGGCTTAGTcatcacacaatgacaaagaCACAGCCAAAGCATCTGGACATTTTCCCCTGTGCTAACATTGGATATTGAAAACTGAATAACAGGAATGAATAAAGTGATTTGGTTGTACAAACAAAAGATTCACCGAACAAACTGTTACTCAGCTCTGTCTGCTCGCTACTTTTCCTTATTTCAGTAGAGTTATGCTTTGGGTGGTGGAAGATTGATTTTGTTTAGTTTAACTGTTCAATGGTGAGGTGATATAAGACATACTACTACAGAGGTCATCTTTAGTACAAGACTGTTGTATTGGTTTCCATTACAATGTACATGGGTATGTATTTTTTAGGTCTAACAGTGCAAACAGCAGTATAGTGCAAGAAGTAAGTTTAACAATCAGCTGATTTTTCAGGTTTCATTTACATTATAGCCCCACCTTTTAAAATACAGGTAGCAACTGTGCTGAAGGCGGCTTTGGATGAAAGTGTATGGAAAATATTGATATGCAAGATTTTCTTGGTGAATTTAACTCACAGTTTTCCTGAACAGCTCCAACTCATTGTCAGCATAATCTGACGACATCCTGGTGACATCAGTCTCAGCCATGTTCACCTGCACAGGATTAAAGTAAAACAGGGATT from Epinephelus fuscoguttatus linkage group LG3, E.fuscoguttatus.final_Chr_v1 includes:
- the nsmce1 gene encoding non-structural maintenance of chromosomes element 1 homolog isoform X1 translates to MSRQMGDSHRRFLQTMMANGIVDEQGAKALYQYCCETHNTQHIPDKLDDFIDTINSKLQPMFMQIRKGMSEDSGHQYYALVNMAETDVTRMSSDYADNELELFRKTMDLIVGSEDGKASSTDILNSADTLTTRKLKKSETEHLLTRLVHDKWLNEKRGEYTLSTRCIIEMEPYMRAMYQDQVKVCHICHNFAFQCQICENSLCGIKIHNPCVARYFKGKAEPRCPACDDFWPHEIPEVRRPRSQSRR
- the nsmce1 gene encoding non-structural maintenance of chromosomes element 1 homolog isoform X2; protein product: MSRQMGDSHRRFLQTMMANGIVDEQGAKALYQYCCETHNTQHIPDKLDDFIDTINSKLQPMFMQIRKGMSEDSGHQYYALVNMAETDVTRMSSDYADNELELFRKTMDLIVGSEDGKASSTDILNSADTLTTRKLKKSETEHLLTRLVHDKWLNEKRGEYTLSTRCIIEMEPYMRAMYQDQVKVCHICHNFAFQKSDGPVLSPEDEDFSINFSCLFVKFFST